In Desulfomonilia bacterium, one genomic interval encodes:
- a CDS encoding thiamine pyrophosphate-dependent enzyme, whose translation MQAKTTILNLPTEEFVQPGTRACTGCGLAIAYRIGLKALGKDTILVVPPSCLTVLQGLFPVASTKLPCLNVTFASTAAAASGVLATLRALGKDNVRVAGWAGDGGTSDIGLQALSGAAERGEKFIYFCYDNEGYMNTGVQRSGTTPIGAVTANTPLKGKLQNKKDVPAIMAAHNLSYVAACSAAYPLDLYDKIKKCIDMPGTKYFHIHIPCPPGWGFDPRYGIKIGRLAVETGYYDLYEVVNGEFKLTAASEKLVEKRKLTPVRDYFRAQSRFKTLTEQQISDIQQAIDAKWSGYYKKDEE comes from the coding sequence ATGCAGGCTAAGACAACAATACTGAATTTACCGACGGAAGAATTTGTACAGCCCGGAACAAGGGCTTGTACAGGCTGCGGTCTTGCAATCGCGTACAGGATAGGACTCAAGGCCCTTGGCAAAGACACGATTCTGGTGGTGCCGCCGAGCTGCCTGACCGTGCTTCAGGGACTCTTTCCTGTAGCCTCGACAAAGCTCCCCTGTCTTAATGTGACATTCGCTTCAACAGCGGCGGCCGCATCTGGAGTACTGGCAACGCTCAGGGCATTGGGTAAAGATAATGTGAGAGTTGCCGGCTGGGCCGGTGATGGAGGTACAAGCGACATTGGGCTTCAGGCTCTTTCCGGTGCAGCAGAGAGAGGAGAGAAATTCATATATTTCTGTTATGACAACGAGGGATATATGAATACGGGCGTGCAGCGCTCGGGTACCACGCCGATAGGTGCTGTTACCGCCAATACGCCGCTGAAGGGAAAGCTACAGAACAAAAAGGACGTTCCGGCAATCATGGCCGCCCACAATCTAAGCTATGTGGCCGCATGTTCCGCTGCCTATCCTCTGGACCTTTATGACAAGATTAAAAAATGCATCGACATGCCTGGAACCAAATATTTTCATATACATATACCATGTCCTCCCGGATGGGGGTTCGACCCCAGATACGGGATTAAAATAGGCAGACTGGCTGTAGAAACAGGCTATTACGACCTTTATGAGGTGGTAAATGGAGAGTTCAAGCTCACCGCCGCTTCCGAAAAGCTTGTGGAAAAACGTAAACTCACACCAGTCAGGGACTATTTCAGGGCGCAGTCAAGGTTCAAGACGCTTACCGAACAACAGATATCAGATATACAGCAGGCAATCGATGCCAAATGGTCCGGGTATTATAAAAAGGATGAGGAATGA
- a CDS encoding 4Fe-4S binding protein — MGTRNYRRKTSHSESGPGDGGRTGSWRVTRPVLNRSLCIPCKRNAEACFICWLFCPDVVIARTIPPAIDLEYCKGCGICAEECPTKAITMVDESEFADENDKG, encoded by the coding sequence TGGGGACCAGGAATTACAGAAGAAAGACTTCTCACAGTGAAAGCGGACCCGGAGACGGGGGAAGGACAGGCTCGTGGAGGGTAACAAGACCTGTATTGAACAGAAGCCTTTGTATCCCATGCAAAAGGAATGCAGAGGCGTGTTTTATATGCTGGCTTTTTTGCCCGGATGTTGTGATTGCAAGGACCATCCCGCCAGCCATCGACCTCGAATACTGCAAGGGTTGTGGGATCTGCGCCGAGGAATGTCCTACAAAGGCTATAACAATGGTGGATGAGTCGGAATTTGCCGACGAAAATGACAAGGGGTAG
- a CDS encoding transketolase C-terminal domain-containing protein: MHIIENGNVAAALGVRLCGVNVIAAYPITPQTPVTEKLSEWVEAGEMKAEYIPVESEHSALSVCIAATSAGARSFTATSSNGLLYMHEQVQWASGARLPIVMCVVNRAVGAPWNVWNDQQDSISQRDTGWMQMYASDHQQIIDTVIKAYYLAEKTSIPIMVCYDGYILSHTYMPFEVPDADKVKAFLPPFKPDYALDPNDPANLNTVTLPDVRMDVRGELAHGYMEIRYLLQEELRGALAVAAETEKRFDEIFGRGGDPYIEPYLCDDAEYVAVGLGSVTYQLRVAVDALRAEGIKVGVMGIKFYRPFPDEAIAKALKGRKGVIVYEKALSYGYEGALASDLKSALYDSLAGTGSMPYVQNFVLGIGGRDIKTHDLTETLRAATKGRVAKEPVWIGLKL; the protein is encoded by the coding sequence ATGCATATTATTGAAAACGGAAATGTTGCTGCAGCACTCGGCGTCAGGCTCTGCGGGGTAAATGTGATTGCCGCATATCCGATAACACCTCAGACGCCGGTAACGGAGAAACTCTCGGAATGGGTTGAAGCGGGCGAAATGAAGGCCGAATATATTCCGGTCGAAAGCGAGCATTCGGCGCTGTCCGTCTGCATTGCCGCAACCTCGGCAGGTGCAAGATCATTTACGGCGACAAGCTCCAACGGTCTTCTATATATGCATGAACAGGTGCAATGGGCATCCGGTGCAAGGCTTCCCATCGTCATGTGTGTTGTAAACCGTGCAGTGGGGGCACCTTGGAACGTCTGGAACGACCAGCAGGACTCGATATCACAGCGTGATACCGGGTGGATGCAGATGTACGCAAGTGACCATCAGCAGATAATCGATACGGTAATAAAGGCATATTACCTGGCTGAGAAGACGAGCATTCCTATCATGGTATGTTATGACGGATATATACTATCGCATACATACATGCCCTTTGAAGTGCCTGATGCGGATAAGGTCAAAGCGTTCCTCCCGCCGTTCAAGCCGGACTATGCGCTTGACCCGAATGATCCGGCCAACCTCAACACTGTCACGCTCCCGGATGTCAGGATGGATGTCAGGGGCGAACTTGCGCACGGATACATGGAGATAAGATATCTGCTTCAGGAAGAACTGAGGGGGGCTCTGGCCGTAGCGGCAGAGACGGAAAAACGGTTTGACGAGATATTCGGCAGGGGAGGCGATCCTTACATAGAGCCTTATCTCTGCGATGATGCAGAGTATGTGGCCGTAGGGCTTGGTTCCGTAACATATCAGCTCAGGGTGGCTGTTGACGCCTTAAGGGCTGAGGGCATAAAGGTCGGCGTCATGGGAATTAAATTCTACAGGCCATTCCCCGACGAGGCCATAGCAAAGGCATTGAAGGGCAGAAAAGGCGTCATCGTCTATGAAAAGGCGCTCAGCTACGGCTATGAAGGCGCTCTTGCTTCGGATCTGAAATCCGCTCTTTATGACAGCCTTGCCGGGACAGGCTCAATGCCATATGTCCAGAATTTTGTTCTCGGCATAGGCGGACGCGATATAAAGACCCATGATCTTACAGAAACGCTGAGGGCTGCTACGAAAGGCAGAGTTGCCAAAGAGCCGGTATGGATCGGGCTCAAGCTATAG
- a CDS encoding threonine/serine dehydratase has product MIKKYEALSEQVNLTRALMARSVIYRYLNRTNLICYSELSRLIGCDAYIKHENHNPTGSFKIRGALNFYHHMSKEELENGILVATRGNHGLAMAWAGQFSHVPCTVVVPENNNPEINRTIESYGAELIVHGEDFYDAQTYCEELVDSAGYYYVQQGNEPEILNGLATMGLEILEDLPDVDTIICPIGGGAGCASLIKTARAFKPGIEIIGVEARNAPSFYSSWKKGEIVILDDAHTVADGLAARSVFNLPYIILKDTISDVILLSEEEILEGIKLALDTTHNLAEGAGAASIMAAVKIKDRLAGKKVVMIMSGGNLNMVTLKSAIC; this is encoded by the coding sequence ATGATAAAAAAATACGAAGCGCTGAGTGAACAGGTGAACCTGACAAGGGCGTTGATGGCCAGGTCCGTAATTTACAGATATCTGAACAGGACAAACCTCATCTGCTATTCAGAACTTTCAAGGTTGATAGGCTGCGATGCATACATAAAGCATGAAAACCATAACCCGACCGGGTCGTTCAAGATAAGGGGCGCCCTTAATTTCTATCATCACATGTCAAAGGAAGAGCTTGAGAACGGCATCCTAGTAGCGACAAGGGGCAATCACGGTTTGGCCATGGCATGGGCAGGTCAGTTTTCCCATGTGCCCTGTACTGTCGTCGTTCCTGAAAACAACAACCCTGAAATAAACCGGACAATCGAAAGCTATGGTGCAGAACTTATAGTACACGGCGAAGATTTCTACGATGCCCAGACCTACTGTGAAGAACTCGTGGACAGTGCAGGCTACTATTATGTCCAGCAGGGCAACGAACCTGAAATATTGAACGGTCTTGCCACGATGGGGCTCGAAATACTCGAAGACCTGCCCGATGTCGATACGATCATCTGCCCGATAGGGGGCGGAGCAGGCTGTGCATCTCTGATTAAAACGGCGCGAGCCTTCAAGCCTGGAATAGAGATCATCGGCGTTGAGGCGCGAAACGCCCCTTCGTTCTACAGCTCCTGGAAAAAAGGCGAGATCGTTATTCTGGATGATGCGCACACGGTTGCGGACGGGCTTGCGGCAAGGAGCGTCTTCAACCTGCCTTACATAATACTCAAGGACACAATCAGCGATGTAATACTCCTGAGCGAAGAAGAGATCCTGGAAGGCATCAAACTTGCTCTTGATACAACGCACAACCTGGCCGAAGGGGCCGGAGCCGCATCCATCATGGCGGCAGTCAAGATAAAGGACAGGCTTGCCGGCAAGAAAGTGGTCATGATCATGTCTGGCGGCAATCTCAATATGGTAACGCTGAAATCAGCCATCTGCTGA
- a CDS encoding TIGR04211 family SH3 domain-containing protein: MREFIILILVAAVLFVIPCGMLEARGYYVKERVTLALKKSPADSSPAAGYASSDDYLEVRDQSGNWVKVVTPKGVEGWASLSYLTNESPRSLIIEQLNAKIASQNDSVRMFQESNKALEKENRELKYKLSNSALEIQKSKNAFNKLKEASSDYLNLEQSYNKLAEAEKLKAGQLEELLKENRELKLSERIKFTLIGGGFIILGLVLGFAINLLKGKSRQTGYRL; this comes from the coding sequence ATGAGAGAATTCATAATCCTGATATTGGTTGCGGCGGTCCTTTTCGTGATACCCTGCGGCATGCTCGAAGCAAGAGGCTATTACGTGAAGGAGCGCGTAACCCTTGCATTGAAGAAATCCCCGGCCGACTCTTCCCCTGCCGCTGGTTATGCCAGTTCCGATGACTACCTGGAGGTAAGGGACCAGTCAGGAAACTGGGTGAAAGTGGTTACCCCGAAGGGCGTTGAGGGCTGGGCATCTTTATCATACCTGACAAACGAATCGCCCAGGAGCCTTATTATCGAGCAGCTCAATGCAAAGATTGCCTCCCAGAACGATTCCGTAAGGATGTTTCAGGAATCGAACAAGGCGCTTGAAAAAGAAAACCGCGAACTCAAATACAAGTTGAGCAATTCCGCCCTCGAAATACAGAAATCAAAGAACGCCTTCAATAAGTTGAAAGAGGCATCCAGCGATTATCTGAATCTCGAGCAGTCATACAACAAGCTTGCCGAAGCTGAAAAACTGAAGGCCGGACAGCTTGAAGAACTGTTGAAGGAGAACCGTGAACTGAAGCTCTCCGAAAGGATTAAATTTACTCTCATCGGAGGAGGATTTATTATATTAGGTTTGGTACTGGGTTTTGCAATAAACCTTTTAAAGGGCAAATCCAGACAGACAGGCTACAGACTTTAA
- a CDS encoding phosphomannomutase/phosphoglucomutase, which produces MNPQVFREYDIRGIVDKDLDDYFVSGLANALGAYWTDHGVKKVVVGMDARLSSPRFKEIMVRNITASGIDVIDIGLVPTPVMYFALFRLDIEGGVAITGSHNPPDNNGFKIALGKTTIYGSEIQKIKTYMEKGTRVKGEGVASSYDLIPEYIEDIVSRIRTCPNKLKIVLDPGNGAGGRPALAVLERLGMDVTGICLEPDGNFPNHHPDPTIAEGVEMLRNKVLETGADIGIGLDGDADRIGVVDASGKVVYGDMITAVLADAILEEKPGEKIIGEVKCSKVLFERIKASKGVPVMGKVGHSLMKARLKEENAALAGEMSGHIFFKDRWYGFDDGIYAAARLVEVLSKAPAPQAVFDDLPKMHNTPEIRFHCPDEIKFKAVEEFTCYAKDKYPSCIDIDGVRFEDKRGWGLARPSNTQPVIVLRFEADTKERLDNLENDTRAKLEEIIKELKR; this is translated from the coding sequence ATGAATCCACAGGTGTTCAGAGAATACGATATAAGAGGCATCGTTGACAAAGATCTTGATGATTATTTCGTATCAGGGCTTGCAAACGCACTTGGGGCATACTGGACGGATCACGGCGTAAAAAAGGTTGTGGTGGGTATGGATGCCCGACTGAGTTCCCCGCGGTTCAAAGAGATAATGGTCAGAAACATAACCGCAAGCGGCATTGACGTTATAGATATCGGCCTTGTGCCAACACCCGTAATGTATTTCGCACTTTTCAGGCTCGACATTGAAGGCGGTGTTGCGATTACCGGATCGCATAACCCGCCCGACAACAACGGATTCAAGATAGCACTGGGAAAAACAACAATCTACGGCAGTGAAATCCAGAAGATCAAGACATATATGGAAAAGGGGACCAGGGTAAAAGGGGAAGGTGTTGCATCCTCTTATGACCTTATCCCTGAATATATAGAAGACATTGTTTCACGCATCAGGACCTGCCCTAATAAACTCAAAATAGTCCTCGACCCCGGCAACGGGGCAGGGGGAAGACCTGCCCTGGCGGTCCTTGAGCGGCTCGGCATGGATGTAACGGGCATATGCCTTGAGCCCGACGGCAACTTCCCGAACCACCACCCTGACCCGACCATAGCCGAGGGAGTGGAGATGCTCAGAAATAAGGTACTCGAAACCGGCGCAGACATAGGCATAGGACTTGACGGCGACGCCGACCGTATAGGCGTAGTGGACGCCTCAGGAAAAGTCGTCTACGGGGACATGATAACAGCCGTCCTCGCCGATGCCATACTTGAGGAGAAACCCGGCGAAAAGATCATCGGAGAGGTGAAGTGCTCAAAAGTTCTGTTTGAAAGAATCAAGGCCTCAAAAGGAGTCCCTGTTATGGGCAAGGTGGGACATTCCCTGATGAAGGCCCGGCTGAAAGAAGAAAACGCCGCACTTGCAGGAGAGATGAGCGGACATATATTCTTCAAAGACAGGTGGTATGGTTTCGATGATGGCATCTATGCTGCAGCCAGGCTTGTCGAAGTCCTTTCGAAAGCACCCGCCCCGCAGGCTGTATTCGATGACCTTCCAAAGATGCATAACACCCCTGAAATCCGCTTCCACTGCCCTGATGAAATAAAATTTAAGGCGGTTGAAGAATTTACGTGTTATGCAAAGGATAAATATCCTTCATGCATAGATATCGACGGTGTGCGTTTTGAGGACAAAAGAGGATGGGGACTGGCAAGGCCTTCAAACACTCAGCCTGTAATCGTTTTAAGGTTCGAGGCGGATACGAAAGAGCGTCTTGATAATCTTGAGAACGACACAAGGGCTAAACTTGAAGAAATAATCAAGGAACTGAAACGATAA